ACAAACTCAATATCGCAGTAGGGACAGGCGCGGGTGCAGGCCGGCCCCATGATCAAAAACGTTGCCGTGCCCTGGCTAAAGCACTCGCCGATATTCGGGCAAGACGCTTCCTCGCAAACGGTGTTTAGCCGTAGGTCTCGAAGCAGATGCTTGACCTGACCAAAGACTGGCCCTTGTCCTAGGGGGGTGCGCAGCCAATCCGGTTTGCGGGTTCTCACGGGGGATTTCGTCATGAATCCCACTGTAGCAAAGGATAGACTAAGGTGTTAGGGCAACGCTTGGACAGTGCTGTGACTTACTGGCTCATGAAATCCGAACCCCACGTCTACAGCATCGCCGATTTAGAACGAGATAAACGCACGATTTGGGATGGGGTGCGCAATTACCAAGCCCGCAACTTTTTACGGCAAATGCAAGTGGGGGAACGCGCCTTTTTTTATCACTCCAATGCCGACCCGCCAGGCATTGTGGGACTCATGGAAATCACCCAAGTGAATATCATTGACCCAACGCAGTTTGACCCCCAAAGCCCCTACTACGACCCCAAATCATCACCCGCGAATCCCCGCTGGTGGACGGTAGAAGTCGGCTATTTACAAACGTGCCCAGCTCCTATGACGCTGGAGCAACTGCGCCAATCCTACGACCCGCATCAATTTTTGGTTGTTCGTCCTGGCAATCGGTTATCGGTGCTACCGGTCCCGCCAGAAATCGCCCAGGATATTGCCGCCAAAACGGGATTGAGTTTGTAGTTCTCTTCATCTACAATTGCGGCGGGTGTTGGGGAAAATGCCCGTATGCCTCGCCTGGTCAAAACTTTATTGCTCGGACTGGCAGCCTTGTGTGTCACGTGTCTAGGGTTAACGCCTGTCTTCGCCCAGCACGATACGGTGACCGTGCAGCTACTTGCGATTAACGATTTTCACGGAAATTTAGAGCCAGGCAATTTGACACTCGCCTTACCAGATGGCCAACGCCTACCGGCAGGGGGTGCGGAATTCTTGGCGACCCATCTCCAGCAATGGCGGCAAGGACACCGGCACAGCCTATTTGTTTCCGCTGGCGATAATATCGGCGCAACCCCCTTGCTGTCGGCCCTATTTCACGACGAACCCACGATTGAAGCGTTGAATGCGATGGGGTTAGCCGTTAGTGCGGTGGGCAACCATGAATTCGACCGGGGCGTTGACGAACTCCTGCGCTTGCAAAAGGGGGGGTGTCATCCCACCGATGGCTGTCGCGCTGGCGAAACGTTTAAGGGAGCGAAATTCCAATATCTGGCCGCGAATGTGATTGATGAAAAAACCAACCGCCCCATCTTGCCCCCCTACCAAATCTACACGTTTTCCGGCGTAAAAGTGGCCTTTATCGGCATGACCTTGAAAGGGACGCCTCGAATTGTCCCACCTCAAGCTGTGGCCGGACTGCGATTTGAAGACGAAGCCGAAACCCTCAATGCACTAGTTCCCGTCTTAAGGCAACAGGGTGTCCGAGCCATGGTGGCGCTGGTCCATCAAGGGGGATTCACCACCGGCGGTCCGAACGAGTGTCGCCATTTCACTGGCCCGATTGTGGACATCGTCCAGCGCACCGACCGGGAAGTGGATGTGTTCATCACCGGGCATACCCACCGGGCCTACAACTGCGTGGTGGACGGTCGGCTGGTGACT
This genomic window from Gloeomargarita sp. SKYB120 contains:
- a CDS encoding bifunctional metallophosphatase/5'-nucleotidase, encoding MPRLVKTLLLGLAALCVTCLGLTPVFAQHDTVTVQLLAINDFHGNLEPGNLTLALPDGQRLPAGGAEFLATHLQQWRQGHRHSLFVSAGDNIGATPLLSALFHDEPTIEALNAMGLAVSAVGNHEFDRGVDELLRLQKGGCHPTDGCRAGETFKGAKFQYLAANVIDEKTNRPILPPYQIYTFSGVKVAFIGMTLKGTPRIVPPQAVAGLRFEDEAETLNALVPVLRQQGVRAMVALVHQGGFTTGGPNECRHFTGPIVDIVQRTDREVDVFITGHTHRAYNCVVDGRLVTSADAFGRMVTEINLVLDRRTKDVRSLRANNRIITQDVPKAPALTRLIARYKVFADPIANRVIGQITADIRRQPSPSGEMPLGNLIADAQLAATQAPETGGAVIAFMNPGGIRADLTYSDGGHVTYGQAFTVQPFGNHLVTMTLTGAQVKALLEQQFDNPAPGQNRILQVSQGFRYRWRPDRPPGQRVVDITLNGQPLIPTQTYRVTVNGFLADGGDGFTVLKEGKERLVGPTDIAALEAYFRNRSPVSPPPLGRIQN
- a CDS encoding EVE domain-containing protein, translating into MTYWLMKSEPHVYSIADLERDKRTIWDGVRNYQARNFLRQMQVGERAFFYHSNADPPGIVGLMEITQVNIIDPTQFDPQSPYYDPKSSPANPRWWTVEVGYLQTCPAPMTLEQLRQSYDPHQFLVVRPGNRLSVLPVPPEIAQDIAAKTGLSL